A portion of the Avibacterium sp. 20-132 genome contains these proteins:
- the hchA gene encoding glyoxalase III HchA: protein MTDLSKNPVADRAEHNAFFPSEYSLTQYTSKKTDFDGFKFDKPYTGGKHKVLMIGTDERYIEMQNGKLFSTGNHPVEMLLPMLHMHHAGFEIDVATLSGNPVKLEIWAMPEEDKAVMDLYNQYLPKLVNPKKLEEILPEVLAENSPYIAVFIPGGHGVLAGVPHSKEVKKVLDWALAKDKHVITLCHGPASLLAAGVGEKAEDFPFKGYELCVFPDALDEGANQAIGYMPGKLQWLVGENLAKLGVKIMNEGITGQVHKDRKLLTGDSPLASNNLGILAADELLKAVK from the coding sequence ATGACAGATTTAAGTAAAAATCCAGTAGCAGATCGCGCTGAACACAATGCATTCTTCCCATCAGAATATTCTTTAACCCAATATACCAGCAAAAAAACGGACTTCGATGGCTTCAAATTCGATAAACCATATACGGGCGGTAAACACAAAGTATTAATGATTGGTACTGATGAGCGCTATATTGAAATGCAAAACGGCAAATTATTCTCAACAGGTAACCACCCCGTTGAAATGTTATTACCGATGTTGCATATGCACCACGCTGGTTTTGAAATTGATGTGGCAACGTTATCAGGTAACCCTGTGAAATTAGAAATTTGGGCAATGCCAGAAGAAGATAAAGCCGTTATGGATTTATATAATCAATATTTGCCAAAATTAGTAAATCCAAAAAAATTAGAAGAGATTTTACCTGAGGTATTGGCTGAAAATTCACCTTATATCGCCGTATTTATTCCGGGAGGTCACGGTGTATTAGCTGGGGTGCCACACAGTAAAGAGGTGAAGAAAGTATTAGATTGGGCATTAGCGAAAGATAAACACGTGATTACTTTATGTCACGGACCAGCTTCTTTGTTAGCAGCAGGTGTCGGCGAAAAAGCAGAAGATTTTCCATTTAAAGGCTATGAGCTTTGTGTTTTCCCTGATGCATTAGATGAAGGTGCAAACCAAGCAATTGGTTATATGCCGGGTAAATTACAATGGTTAGTGGGTGAAAATTTAGCTAAATTAGGTGTGAAAATTATGAATGAAGGCATCACAGGACAAGTTCATAAAGATCGTAAATTGCTTACTGGTGATAGCCCATTGGCATCAAATAATTTAGGGATTTTAGCTGCTGATGAATTATTGAAAGCAGTGAAATAA
- a CDS encoding SDR family oxidoreductase yields MNNNIQDKVVLITGASSGLGEETARHLAALGAKVVLGARRLERLQKLATHIKQQGGQAVVVQMDVSKREEVEKLAQTALQEFGRIDVLINNAGIMPGAVMSALKVDEWDRMIDVNIKGVLYGIAAVLPTMLSQNAGHIINLSSVAGLKVSSGGGTVYSATKFAVKAISEGLRAEMAGHNIRVTTLYPGAIESELKFSSSDPESRERVQKFYAAHEIPASSIARAIAYAVEQPDNVAVNEITVRPTVQEF; encoded by the coding sequence ATGAACAACAACATTCAAGATAAAGTCGTATTAATTACAGGTGCATCAAGTGGCTTAGGTGAGGAAACGGCTCGCCATCTAGCCGCTTTAGGTGCGAAAGTAGTTTTAGGTGCAAGACGCTTAGAACGCTTACAAAAGTTAGCAACGCACATTAAACAACAAGGTGGACAAGCTGTTGTGGTGCAAATGGATGTATCAAAACGTGAAGAGGTAGAAAAACTAGCACAAACCGCATTACAGGAATTTGGTCGTATTGATGTGCTAATTAACAACGCAGGTATTATGCCGGGAGCGGTAATGAGTGCGTTAAAAGTGGATGAATGGGATCGAATGATTGATGTCAATATTAAAGGCGTACTCTATGGTATTGCCGCTGTGTTACCGACAATGTTAAGCCAGAATGCGGGGCATATTATCAATTTATCCTCAGTCGCGGGCTTGAAAGTATCATCAGGTGGCGGCACAGTATATAGTGCAACAAAATTTGCGGTGAAAGCCATTAGCGAAGGTTTGCGTGCTGAAATGGCGGGGCATAATATTCGTGTTACCACCCTTTACCCCGGTGCGATTGAAAGTGAGCTAAAATTCAGCAGTAGTGACCCTGAGTCTCGTGAGCGTGTACAAAAATTTTATGCTGCTCACGAAATTCCTGCTAGTTCTATTGCGCGAGCCATTGCTTATGCGGTGGAACAGCCAGATAATGTGGCGGTGAATGAAATTACTGTTCGCCCCACTGTACAGGAGTTCTAA
- a CDS encoding NAD(P)H-quinone oxidoreductase yields MTMQQIAMREAGAPDVLFIQQATIPTPRAGELLVKVAYAGVNRPDIMQRQGLYPMPKGVTPIMGLELSGTVVAIGEGVSGFQLGDKICALTDGGAYAEYCLVPASQALPIPKNYSLVEAAALPETLFTVWVNLFMQQQVKAGEHLLVHGGTSGIGLTALAIAKSLGIKTYATVGNTEKCTIVEQYGAVAINYKTQDFAEVIKQAGGVDAILDVVGASYFQRNLDCLKQNGRLFLIGFMGGAVASNVDLLQIALKRVHITGSTMRSRTKEEKAEIAQSLKENVWHQLENEQIGKPIIHQLFDFKEVKQAHQEMDKGTHIGKIMLAFDKTQTI; encoded by the coding sequence ATGACAATGCAACAAATTGCGATGCGAGAAGCGGGAGCACCCGACGTTTTATTTATTCAACAAGCTACCATTCCAACACCACGAGCGGGTGAACTGTTAGTGAAAGTGGCTTACGCTGGGGTAAATCGCCCTGATATTATGCAGCGTCAAGGATTGTACCCAATGCCGAAAGGGGTAACCCCCATTATGGGGTTAGAGCTTTCAGGTACGGTCGTTGCCATTGGCGAAGGCGTAAGTGGATTTCAGCTAGGTGATAAGATTTGTGCCTTAACTGATGGCGGCGCTTATGCGGAATATTGTCTCGTACCAGCCAGTCAAGCTTTGCCTATTCCGAAAAATTATTCTTTAGTAGAGGCGGCTGCTTTGCCTGAAACATTGTTTACTGTATGGGTAAATTTATTTATGCAACAACAGGTTAAAGCTGGAGAACACTTATTGGTTCACGGTGGGACAAGTGGTATTGGCTTAACTGCCTTAGCGATTGCCAAAAGTCTTGGTATCAAAACCTACGCAACCGTAGGTAATACAGAAAAATGTACTATTGTTGAACAATACGGTGCGGTTGCGATTAATTATAAAACGCAAGATTTTGCAGAAGTCATCAAACAGGCAGGCGGTGTTGATGCTATTTTAGATGTGGTTGGTGCCAGTTATTTCCAACGCAATTTAGATTGCTTAAAACAAAATGGCAGATTATTTTTGATCGGCTTTATGGGCGGAGCAGTGGCATCAAACGTGGATTTATTGCAAATCGCGTTAAAGCGTGTCCATATTACAGGTTCAACAATGCGTAGTCGCACCAAGGAAGAAAAAGCTGAAATCGCACAATCGTTAAAAGAGAATGTGTGGCATCAATTAGAAAACGAGCAAATTGGCAAACCCATTATTCATCAATTGTTTGATTTTAAAGAGGTTAAACAGGCACACCAAGAAATGGATAAAGGAACGCATATTGGCAAGATAATGCTTGCATTTGATAAAACGCAAACTATTTAA
- the pheA gene encoding prephenate dehydratase: protein MALDLAEIRQQITQIDRSLLKLLSERHRLAYDVVRSKEITQKALRDVEREQQLLQELIQFAETQNYQLDPQYITQIFQKIIEDSVLTQQAYLQKKLNEQREQNSHIAFLGKRGSYSHLAARSYATRYQKPFIELSCSSFEQVFEKVQNGEADYGILPLENTTSGSINEVYDLLQHTDLSLIGELAYPIKHCVLATEQGELSQIDTLYSHPQVIQQCSQFIRRLDRVHIEYCESSSHAMQLVASLNKPNIAALGNEDGGHLYGLRVLKNNIANQENNITRFIVLAKAPVAVSPQIQAKTLLLMTTNKRQAGSLVDALLVFKKHNINMTKLESRPIYGQPWDEMFYLEIDANIHNPAVQQALEELREYSNYLKILGCYPSEIVKPVEVN, encoded by the coding sequence ATGGCATTGGATTTAGCAGAAATCAGACAACAGATCACTCAAATTGACCGCAGTTTATTAAAACTGCTTTCGGAACGTCATCGTTTAGCTTATGATGTTGTGCGTAGTAAGGAAATCACACAAAAAGCGTTGCGTGATGTAGAACGTGAACAGCAATTATTACAAGAGCTGATTCAGTTTGCAGAAACACAAAATTATCAGCTTGATCCGCAATATATTACGCAAATTTTCCAAAAAATTATTGAAGATTCTGTACTCACTCAACAAGCTTATCTACAAAAGAAACTCAATGAACAGCGTGAGCAAAATAGCCATATTGCATTCTTAGGCAAACGCGGTTCTTATTCTCACCTTGCGGCGCGTAGTTACGCAACACGCTATCAAAAGCCATTTATTGAACTAAGTTGTAGTTCTTTTGAGCAAGTCTTTGAAAAAGTGCAAAATGGCGAGGCGGATTACGGCATTTTACCGCTAGAGAACACCACATCAGGCTCAATTAATGAAGTTTACGATTTATTGCAACATACGGATCTTTCTTTAATCGGAGAATTAGCGTATCCGATAAAACATTGTGTATTAGCCACAGAGCAGGGGGAATTAAGTCAAATTGACACGTTATACAGCCACCCGCAAGTCATTCAACAATGTAGTCAATTTATTCGTCGCCTTGACCGTGTGCATATTGAATATTGCGAAAGTAGCTCTCACGCAATGCAGCTTGTAGCGAGCCTGAACAAGCCAAATATTGCTGCGTTAGGTAATGAAGATGGCGGTCATCTGTACGGCTTGCGTGTACTCAAAAACAACATTGCCAACCAAGAAAATAACATTACAAGGTTTATTGTATTAGCGAAAGCACCTGTTGCGGTATCGCCTCAAATTCAGGCAAAAACCTTATTGCTGATGACAACCAATAAACGACAAGCGGGGTCATTGGTGGACGCGTTATTGGTATTTAAAAAGCACAATATTAATATGACGAAGTTAGAATCTCGTCCGATTTATGGTCAGCCTTGGGATGAAATGTTCTATTTGGAAATTGATGCGAATATCCATAATCCTGCCGTACAACAAGCGCTAGAGGAGTTAAGAGAATACAGTAATTATCTTAAAATACTCGGCTGCTACCCAAGTGAGATTGTAAAGCCGGTGGAAGTCAATTAA
- a CDS encoding NCS2 family permease — translation MFAEKLFEITKRGSTVRQEIIAGLTTFLAMVYSVIVVPNMLSAAGFPPESVFIATCLVSGLGSILIGLWANAPMAIGCAISLTAFTAFSLVLGQGVSVPVALGAVFFMGLVFTLISATGIRAWILRNLPASIAQGAGIGIGLFLLLIAANGVGIVVGNQAGLPVKLGDFTTFPVLISLAGLAAIIGLEKMQIKGGILWVIIAITLIGLVIDPNVKFSGELFKIPTFGEQSLFLELDLMGALQPAILPVVFALVMTAVFDATGTIRAVAGQANLLDKDGQIINGGKALTSDSVSSLFSGLFGTAPAAVYIESAAGTAAGGKTGISAIVVGLLFLLMLFFQPLASLVPSYATAPALMYVGLLMLSNVNKLDFSDFIGAMSGLVCAVFIVLTANIVTGIMLGFATLVIGRIISGEVKKLNIGTVLIAVALLAFYLGGWNI, via the coding sequence ATGTTCGCAGAAAAACTTTTTGAGATCACCAAACGTGGCTCAACGGTACGCCAAGAAATTATTGCTGGTCTCACCACTTTCTTGGCAATGGTGTATTCCGTGATTGTAGTACCAAATATGTTGAGTGCCGCCGGCTTCCCACCAGAAAGCGTATTTATCGCCACTTGCTTGGTATCAGGCTTAGGCTCAATTCTGATTGGCTTATGGGCAAACGCCCCAATGGCAATTGGTTGCGCCATTTCATTAACCGCCTTTACGGCATTCAGCCTTGTACTAGGGCAAGGCGTGAGCGTTCCTGTTGCACTGGGTGCAGTATTTTTTATGGGGCTTGTTTTTACCTTAATCTCTGCAACAGGCATTCGTGCGTGGATTTTACGCAACTTGCCTGCAAGCATTGCGCAAGGTGCGGGAATTGGGATTGGTTTATTTTTATTATTAATCGCAGCCAATGGCGTGGGGATTGTGGTTGGCAACCAAGCTGGTTTGCCGGTAAAACTCGGTGATTTCACCACCTTCCCTGTGCTAATTTCCCTTGCGGGGTTAGCGGCAATCATCGGCTTAGAAAAAATGCAAATCAAAGGCGGCATTTTGTGGGTAATTATTGCTATCACGCTTATCGGTTTAGTGATTGATCCAAATGTAAAATTTAGTGGTGAATTATTCAAAATCCCCACTTTTGGTGAACAATCCTTATTCCTTGAGCTGGATTTAATGGGCGCATTACAACCTGCGATCTTGCCCGTTGTTTTTGCCTTAGTAATGACCGCCGTTTTTGATGCCACTGGCACAATCCGTGCCGTAGCAGGGCAAGCAAACTTGTTAGATAAAGACGGGCAAATCATCAATGGCGGCAAAGCCCTCACTTCAGATTCAGTGAGTAGCTTATTTTCAGGCTTATTTGGAACAGCGCCAGCAGCGGTATATATTGAATCCGCCGCTGGTACCGCAGCGGGCGGTAAAACAGGGATCAGTGCGATTGTTGTGGGTCTCTTATTCCTTTTAATGCTCTTTTTCCAACCCCTTGCCAGCCTTGTGCCTAGCTACGCCACGGCACCTGCGTTAATGTATGTCGGCTTGCTAATGTTAAGCAACGTAAACAAATTAGATTTTTCTGATTTTATTGGTGCGATGAGCGGTTTAGTTTGTGCGGTATTTATTGTACTAACTGCAAATATCGTAACAGGCATTATGCTAGGTTTTGCCACACTGGTGATCGGACGAATTATCAGCGGTGAAGTGAAAAAACTGAATATCGGTACGGTATTAATCGCCGTGGCATTATTAGCCTTCTATTTAGGTGGCTGGAATATTTAA
- the galE gene encoding UDP-glucose 4-epimerase GalE, which yields MAILVTGGAGYIGSHTVVELLNVGKDVVVLDNLSNSSAKSLQRVEEITGKAVKFYQGDVLDRAMLQQIFAENHIDAVIHFAGLKAVGESVRKPIEYYMNNVTGSLVLVDEMRKAGVWNLVFSSSATVYGDPEIVPITEQCKVGGTTNPYGTSKLMVEQILTDVAKAEDKFSFTILRYFNPVGAHHSGLIGEDPTGIPNNLLPYISQVAIGKLPQLSVFGSDYDTHDGTGVRDYIHVVDLAVGHLKALDRHQNDAGLHIYNLGTGTGYSVLDMVNAFEQANNIHIPYQLVARRPGDIATCYSDPSLAAKELGWKAERGLTEMMQDTWNWQKKNPQGYRD from the coding sequence ATGGCGATTTTAGTCACTGGCGGTGCGGGCTACATTGGCTCTCATACTGTTGTAGAATTATTAAATGTGGGAAAAGACGTGGTGGTACTGGATAATTTATCCAATTCTTCGGCGAAATCCTTGCAGCGTGTTGAGGAAATCACAGGCAAAGCGGTGAAATTCTATCAAGGCGATGTGTTAGATCGGGCAATGTTGCAGCAAATCTTTGCGGAGAATCACATTGACGCGGTGATTCATTTTGCTGGTTTGAAAGCAGTGGGCGAAAGCGTTCGTAAACCGATTGAATATTATATGAATAATGTCACTGGCTCGTTAGTCTTAGTCGATGAAATGCGTAAGGCAGGTGTGTGGAATTTGGTCTTTAGCTCATCGGCAACCGTCTATGGCGATCCTGAAATTGTGCCAATCACCGAACAGTGCAAAGTAGGCGGCACAACCAATCCTTACGGCACATCCAAATTAATGGTGGAACAAATTTTAACGGATGTTGCTAAAGCAGAAGACAAATTTAGTTTTACTATTTTGCGTTATTTCAACCCAGTAGGGGCGCACCACAGCGGGCTAATTGGTGAAGATCCAACAGGTATTCCAAATAATTTATTGCCTTATATTAGCCAAGTGGCAATTGGTAAATTACCGCAACTTTCTGTATTCGGTAGCGATTACGACACGCACGATGGCACAGGGGTACGCGATTATATTCACGTTGTGGATCTTGCCGTTGGGCATTTGAAAGCCTTAGATCGTCACCAAAACGATGCAGGATTACACATCTATAACCTTGGTACAGGCACAGGTTATTCTGTGTTAGATATGGTGAATGCCTTTGAACAAGCCAATAATATTCACATTCCTTATCAGTTAGTGGCGCGCCGTCCGGGGGATATTGCGACTTGTTATTCCGATCCATCGCTTGCCGCAAAAGAATTAGGCTGGAAAGCAGAACGTGGCTTAACGGAAATGATGCAGGATACGTGGAATTGGCAGAAAAAGAACCCTCAAGGGTACCGTGATTAA
- a CDS encoding AmpG family muropeptide MFS transporter: MTTQIHLFSQIFSRNMLICLFTGFSSGLPLYVLVSLLPIWLRAENVDLKTLGYFTLMMLPFSWKFIWAPLLDRFVPPFLGRRRGWMFISQILLLISLALFGFLDPSKQAGLSLIAALGVLCAFFSATQDIVLDAYRREILTDKELGLGNSIHVNAYRIAGLVPGSLSLILADHFPWQTVFIITAMFMLPGILMCLFLSTEPNITLKKHRTLKESVIDPFSEFFQRKGVWSALGILAFIFLYKLGDSMATALISPFYLDMGFSKTQIGLVVKNASLWPMVIASILGGILMLKVGINRALWLFGFVQIITILGFAWLAKQGPFELVDSRALWSLSLVVAAEYIGIGLGTAAFVAFMARETNPLYTATQLALFTSLAALPRATLNTQAGALIDWLGYYDYFWLCFWLAIPGMLCLVKVAPWNEGS; the protein is encoded by the coding sequence ATGACTACACAAATTCACTTATTTTCACAAATTTTCAGCCGTAATATGCTGATCTGTCTATTTACCGGATTTAGCTCAGGCTTGCCTCTTTATGTTCTTGTGTCTTTATTACCTATTTGGTTGCGTGCAGAAAATGTGGATCTTAAAACCTTAGGCTATTTCACCCTGATGATGCTTCCGTTCTCGTGGAAATTTATTTGGGCGCCGTTGCTCGATCGTTTTGTGCCGCCTTTCTTAGGACGTCGTCGTGGCTGGATGTTTATTTCACAAATTTTATTATTAATCAGTCTTGCATTATTTGGCTTTTTAGATCCAAGCAAGCAGGCTGGGTTGAGTTTGATTGCAGCCTTGGGTGTGCTTTGTGCGTTTTTTTCTGCTACGCAAGACATTGTGCTAGATGCGTATCGACGAGAAATTTTAACTGATAAGGAATTAGGTTTAGGTAATTCTATTCACGTTAATGCTTACCGTATAGCTGGGCTTGTTCCCGGTTCGCTTTCACTAATTTTGGCTGATCATTTTCCGTGGCAAACGGTATTTATTATCACCGCGATGTTTATGTTGCCGGGGATTTTAATGTGTCTATTTTTAAGTACAGAACCTAACATCACACTCAAAAAGCACCGCACTTTAAAAGAAAGTGTGATTGACCCTTTTAGTGAATTTTTTCAACGCAAAGGCGTCTGGTCTGCCTTAGGGATCTTAGCGTTTATTTTTCTGTATAAATTGGGCGACAGTATGGCAACGGCGTTAATTTCACCTTTTTATTTAGATATGGGATTTAGCAAAACGCAGATTGGCTTGGTCGTGAAAAACGCTTCTTTATGGCCAATGGTCATCGCGAGCATTTTAGGTGGAATTTTAATGCTGAAAGTCGGTATTAACCGTGCCTTATGGTTATTTGGCTTTGTGCAAATTATCACCATTCTTGGCTTTGCGTGGCTAGCTAAACAAGGGCCTTTTGAGCTTGTAGATAGCCGTGCCTTGTGGTCGCTTTCCCTTGTTGTGGCGGCGGAATATATCGGCATCGGCTTAGGTACCGCTGCCTTTGTTGCCTTTATGGCAAGGGAAACCAACCCACTTTACACCGCCACTCAGCTTGCCTTATTCACCAGCCTTGCCGCATTACCAAGGGCTACGCTCAATACCCAAGCAGGGGCATTGATCGATTGGCTAGGCTACTATGATTATTTCTGGCTTTGTTTCTGGCTGGCAATCCCCGGTATGTTATGCTTAGTCAAAGTTGCCCCTTGGAATGAGGGGAGCTAG
- a CDS encoding bile acid:sodium symporter family protein, protein MQFLKKLSFLLAKFTALFIIVLSLITFYQPSLFTWVKGDTQVFIISIIMLSMGMTLGKQDYQVLAQRPLDILIGTFVQYTVMPFVAIAIAKSFDLSPALTLGLVLVGSCPGGVASNIMTFLCKGDVAFSVGMTTVSTLLAPVMTPLLLNYLVGQSVEMNAWAMFKFMLLVTVLPVAVGSILNITLHRKQWFQDIKALMPGVAVINFAFIVGGVVAVYGNYFLQSGLMILLCIVLHNVIGYALGYSAGKLFGMSLAKKKTISLEVGVQNAGLATGLSMKFFPTIPESAVVCAVACVWHSVAGTVYANFLLWLDKYRKSPQHLEQIKQINIDEVN, encoded by the coding sequence ATGCAATTTTTGAAGAAGCTCAGTTTTTTATTAGCAAAATTCACCGCACTTTTTATTATTGTGCTATCACTGATTACCTTTTATCAACCGAGTTTATTTACTTGGGTCAAAGGCGATACACAAGTTTTTATTATCAGTATTATTATGCTTTCAATGGGAATGACCTTAGGTAAGCAAGATTATCAGGTGCTTGCGCAACGCCCTTTGGATATTTTAATTGGCACCTTTGTGCAATATACCGTTATGCCTTTTGTCGCGATTGCCATTGCAAAAAGTTTTGACCTTTCGCCTGCCTTGACACTTGGTTTAGTGCTTGTGGGATCTTGCCCCGGTGGCGTGGCATCTAACATTATGACTTTTTTATGTAAAGGCGACGTGGCATTTTCAGTGGGAATGACCACGGTTTCAACCTTGCTTGCACCAGTAATGACACCCTTGTTACTTAACTACCTTGTTGGGCAAAGCGTAGAAATGAATGCTTGGGCAATGTTCAAATTTATGCTTTTGGTTACGGTATTACCTGTGGCAGTGGGGTCAATTTTAAATATTACTTTACATCGTAAACAATGGTTCCAAGATATTAAAGCCTTAATGCCCGGCGTTGCGGTGATAAATTTTGCCTTTATTGTGGGAGGCGTTGTGGCCGTTTATGGCAATTATTTTTTACAGTCAGGTTTAATGATCTTACTTTGTATTGTGCTACATAATGTGATTGGCTATGCGCTAGGTTATTCCGCAGGGAAATTATTTGGTATGAGCTTAGCCAAAAAGAAAACCATTTCCTTGGAAGTTGGCGTGCAAAATGCAGGGTTAGCCACGGGCTTAAGTATGAAATTCTTCCCAACCATTCCAGAATCTGCGGTGGTTTGTGCCGTTGCTTGCGTGTGGCATTCTGTGGCAGGAACTGTCTATGCTAATTTTTTATTATGGCTAGATAAATACCGTAAATCACCACAACATTTGGAACAAATTAAACAAATCAACATTGATGAAGTGAACTAA
- the adk gene encoding adenylate kinase has translation MKIILLGAPGAGKGTQAQFIMNKFGIPQISTGDMLRAAIKAGTELGKQAKTLMDAGQLVPDDLIISLVKERVAQDDCAKGFLLDGFPRTIPQADALKSAGISIDYVLEFDVPDEVIVERMSGRRVHQASGRTYHIVYNPPKVEGKDDVTGEALIIRADDKPETVLDRLKVYHNTTKPLVDYYQAEAKAGNTKYFRLDGTQKVEEVSAELDKILA, from the coding sequence ATGAAAATTATTCTTTTAGGTGCACCCGGTGCTGGTAAGGGGACGCAAGCACAATTCATTATGAACAAATTTGGTATTCCGCAAATTTCAACCGGTGATATGTTGCGTGCGGCGATTAAAGCGGGGACGGAATTAGGTAAACAAGCGAAAACCTTAATGGATGCAGGGCAACTTGTGCCAGATGATTTAATTATTTCTTTAGTAAAAGAACGTGTTGCGCAAGATGATTGTGCAAAAGGCTTTTTATTAGACGGCTTCCCACGCACCATTCCACAAGCTGATGCCTTAAAAAGTGCGGGTATTAGCATTGATTATGTGCTGGAATTTGATGTGCCAGATGAAGTCATCGTAGAACGTATGAGCGGTCGCCGTGTTCACCAAGCGTCAGGGCGTACTTACCATATTGTGTATAACCCACCAAAAGTGGAAGGAAAAGACGATGTGACAGGCGAAGCGTTAATTATTCGTGCTGATGATAAGCCTGAAACGGTATTAGATCGCTTGAAAGTGTATCACAATACCACCAAGCCACTGGTGGATTACTACCAAGCAGAAGCTAAAGCGGGGAATACGAAATATTTCCGCTTAGACGGTACCCAAAAAGTGGAAGAAGTGAGCGCAGAATTAGATAAAATTTTGGCTTAA
- a CDS encoding DNA ligase, translating into MSYIMCSLFTLFTLWSLFAYANPPDLMLLGTYHNQNVQGWVMSEKLDGIRGYWDGKQLFTRQNKILTPPAYFIKDFPPFAIDGELFSQRNEFEQISSIVRSQKDKGWEKLKLYVFDVPNAKGNLFERLAVLENYLARHPSQHIEIIKQIPIKDYSQVQDFLHQVEQNQGEGLVLRNPNAPYEKKRSNQILKLKTSLDEECEVIAHHKGKGQFVDKLGAITCKNQRGEFRIGSGFKLTDRENPPPIGSIITYKYRGLTQKGLPRFATYWRKKE; encoded by the coding sequence ATGTCTTATATTATGTGTAGTTTGTTCACCTTATTCACACTCTGGTCACTTTTTGCTTATGCCAATCCACCTGATTTAATGTTGCTTGGTACTTACCATAATCAAAACGTGCAAGGTTGGGTGATGAGCGAAAAATTAGACGGCATCAGAGGATATTGGGATGGTAAGCAGCTTTTTACAAGGCAGAATAAAATCCTCACACCGCCTGCTTATTTTATTAAAGATTTTCCTCCTTTTGCTATTGATGGTGAACTGTTTAGTCAGCGTAATGAATTTGAGCAAATTTCCTCCATTGTGCGTTCACAAAAAGACAAAGGCTGGGAAAAATTAAAGCTCTATGTATTTGATGTCCCCAATGCCAAGGGCAATCTATTTGAACGCTTAGCAGTGTTAGAAAATTATCTGGCACGGCATCCTAGCCAACATATTGAAATTATTAAACAAATTCCCATTAAGGATTATTCTCAAGTACAAGATTTTCTGCACCAAGTAGAACAAAATCAAGGAGAAGGTTTGGTGTTGCGTAATCCTAATGCCCCTTATGAAAAGAAACGTAGCAACCAAATATTGAAATTAAAGACCTCACTTGATGAAGAATGTGAAGTGATTGCACATCATAAAGGTAAGGGGCAATTTGTCGATAAGCTCGGTGCCATTACCTGTAAAAATCAGCGCGGCGAATTCCGTATCGGGTCAGGTTTTAAATTGACAGATAGAGAAAATCCTCCACCCATCGGTTCAATCATTACCTATAAATATCGTGGTTTAACGCAAAAAGGGTTGCCGAGATTTGCCACTTATTGGCGGAAGAAAGAATAA